In Rhododendron vialii isolate Sample 1 chromosome 9a, ASM3025357v1, the following are encoded in one genomic region:
- the LOC131300963 gene encoding FAS1 domain-containing protein SELMODRAFT_448915-like, with translation MLPIMLSLCKTSHIRMATTSISLLALLTALVSSSAPTNTIPSRNQDLFLATEEMQNANYFTFVMLINMAPANLIQGNVTFLMPNDWALAKTLMPENAVSDFLLLHSIPSPLLFDQLRHFPTSSLIPTGKPELMLKVSNNGWGNFYLNNVRIVRPNVCTAGSSIRCHGIDGVVEATMTPENHNTSTLPLPTCSSSSSPAPLLPSPLPAPPLGGVNLKPLEALPPSDLDDGGSSTQKSGSCKRLLLGGFSTLDLTMTGCLVLLAIGLSI, from the coding sequence ATGCTACCGATAATGTTATCCCTTTGCAAGACCTCCCACATCCGGATGGCGACCACTTCCATATCCTTGTTAGCTCTTCTCACGGCACTCGTCTCATCATCGGCCCCTACAAACACTATTCCGTCTAGAAACCAAGACCTTTTTTTGGCCACTGAAGAGATGCAGAATGCCAACTACTTCACCTTTGTCATGCTAATCAACATGGCCCCTGCAAACCTAATCCAAGGGAACGTCACCTTCTTGATGCCCAACGACTGGGCACTAGCCAAAACCCTAATGCCGGAGAATGCTGTTTCCGATTTCTTGCTCCTCCATTCCATCCCATCGCCTCTTCTTTTCGACCAGCTTCGTCATTTCCCGACGAGTTCCCTTATTCCAACAGGAAAGCCCGAGTTGATGCTCAAGGTTTCCAACAATGGTTGGGGGAATTTCTATCTAAACAACGTCCGGATCGTTAGGCCCAATGTATGCACTGCTGGATCTTCCATAAGATGTCATGGCATAGATGGGGTAGTAGAAGCCACAATGACACCAGAAAACCACAACACTAGCACACTTCCTTTGCCAACGTGCTCTAGTAGTTCGAGTCCTGCCCCGTTGTTGCCATCACCTCTTCCTGCACCACCACTGGGTGGAGTTAATTTGAAACCTTTGGAGGCCCTGCCGCCATCTGATCTTGATGACGGCGGCAGTAGTACACAAAAATCAGGATCTTGCAAGCGGCTGCTTCTTGGAGGATTTTCAACTTTGGATTTGACAATGACGGGATGTCTGGTTTTGTTAGCGATAGGGTTATCTATATGA